The Mannheimia pernigra sequence ACCTGTAACATCTACTTTTTTAACATCTGTGAAGATGTCAACATTGATTTCTTGACCTAAAGTGAATTCTTCACCTTCAGTACGAAATTCCCATAAACCGCGTCCAGCTTCAACACCTGCTTTCACGAAATGGCCTGCTTCTGGCTTAGTTACACGGCTAGCTTTTTTAGTGCCAGTAGTAACTTGAATTGCAGAGTAGCCATCGTTTTCAAGGGTTTTAACTTGAGTAACACGGTTGGCTTCGATTTCGATAACGGTAACTGGAATAGACACGCCGTCTTCAGTGAAAACGCGGGTCATACCAACTTTACGACCGATTAAACCAATCATTGTAATAACCTCTTAAAATTCCCAATTAACCTAGACTAATCTGAACATCAACGCCAGCAGCTAGATCTAAACGCATTAATGCATCAACAGTTTTTTCTGTTGGTTCAACAATATCAACTAAACGTTTGTGAGTACGGATTTCATATTGGTCACGTGCATCTTTGTTCACGTGTGGAGAAATCAATACAGTGAAACGTTCTTTACGAGTTGGTAAAGGAATTGGACCACGAACTTGTGCACCAGTACGTTTAGCTGTTTCTACGATCTCCGCAGT is a genomic window containing:
- the rplC gene encoding 50S ribosomal protein L3; the protein is MIGLIGRKVGMTRVFTEDGVSIPVTVIEIEANRVTQVKTLENDGYSAIQVTTGTKKASRVTKPEAGHFVKAGVEAGRGLWEFRTEGEEFTLGQEINVDIFTDVKKVDVTGTSKGKGFQGGVKRWNFRTQDATHGNSLSHRVLGSIGQNQTPGRVFKGKKMAGHLGAERVTVQSLEVVRVDAERKLLLVKGAVPGATNSDVIVKPAVKA
- the rpsJ gene encoding 30S ribosomal protein S10, with the translated sequence MQNQRIRIRLKAFDHRLIDQSTAEIVETAKRTGAQVRGPIPLPTRKERFTVLISPHVNKDARDQYEIRTHKRLVDIVEPTEKTVDALMRLDLAAGVDVQISLG